The sequence below is a genomic window from Lampris incognitus isolate fLamInc1 chromosome 18, fLamInc1.hap2, whole genome shotgun sequence.
taacgtgtctacttattcgtttacgtcacactccccccccccttttgggatagggcgtccccggccggaccgtcacagccggggatcccaaacgtgcacgaataagtagacccgttagccatcgaaccctttagtcgactggttaacgttgtcgcccgctgtgcggaatacacgagttcgggtcccggctgtgacggccgagccgggctgccccccccccccccgaattcagtgtcagaagtgggatggtgagaccgtgaggtcatcggaagcgcgtgcgcccagaggcgtgagggtgctgaagtgcggggacgcgcttcccgaaggaggtgaGTAGTGTAaggtacacgaataagtagacatgttaggccttgcctttagtcaactggttaacgtagtcgcttgcggtgtgggagccacgggttcgcgtcccggatgcggagTCCCaagttgccccctgaattcactataatatatatatgtatatatttttgtgCAGTGTAACTGGATTAAACCATGTTTTGTCGATAACAACAACCCTGGGATAATGAACAGATGTATTAGGACACATGCTCGTGCCCTCCCGGAAGCTGACATGCTGCGTTTGTGCCGCCCGGTATGGACCGGCCTGGCCAGTATCGGAGAACCACGCATCGCTGTCAAGCTTCCGTCCGTTCTCACGCCAGCGTTTTGGGTTAAGCTGCTTCCCCCTACACCGATTGTGCGCAGGTGATTCTCAATGCCCGATATTCACCAAGGATTCGCTGTCTGTGTCCGGTGAGGCTCGCCGGCCGTGCCTGTGGCCCCGGTCTCTCCATTCACAACCTCACACCCTGCCCCGTCTGAATAGGACTCCTCAGTTTCAGTAGTACAACACAAAACAGTAACTCTAGTGCAAGTCTAACCTGATTATTGACCGTCGACGACTTCAGACTACGCGCCCGCTTCACAGGTTAAGATAACTCTACAACATAGTAGTGGCATGGCAGCTGATCAGTGAGCTCTAGAGAACAAAACAAGACCCCCAAAATTCGACACAGGCCTCGGTAAGCACGTGAAGAAATAATAAACCACGAGTCATCTGATCATGGCGAAAACTCAAAAATACACATCTTCATCACTTCAGACAAGTTTCTGCGGTTCGTACAGGGCCATTGACTCACTGGTCTGCTTCATTTTACAAATCCCAAGGCAGTAATGCTGAGGTCAGTAATATGTACAGTATTATTAGAGAAGCCATGCCATACTCCAGTTTGACCACATAGAGGCAGTCGAAGACAGGAAGACTTTAAGATTGGACTGACGGCGGCGTTAAAAGTGGGGTGTCCAGTATATGTAAACCTACACAAAAATAGTGTTTTTACTAACCATTAACCATAGAATCATGAATAAAAAAAGCCTGTGCACACGTTCCTAGAGCTGAACTctttccacaaacacacacacacacacacacacacacatacatacatacatacacacatgtaattCAGAGGATTAAATGATATCTGGCTGAAAAGGGATGAGTGAACACGTCGTACCTTGTTTAGGGAGCAGCCTGTTTTCTGCAGGAGAAGAAGAGGGTGGGGACatgtgctctttctctcctcctctcctccaacATTTTCAAAATACTGGCCATATAGCCACACAGTCAATAAGTTTGGTCAGTGAGATTTCACTACTGAAGTGTACAGACATGATTCCACAGCACCCTCACAGTAAAGTTTACTCTTCTACATGGCTGTCAGTCTCTGGAGCTGCGTCGCGTCCCGGAGGACCTGGAGGCGGCCAGCAGGTGGCATTCAAAATGTCAGATTTAGCTAAACTCCTCTGCCATACGCCCCTATTGCTTTTGACTCCCTCCTGACCTTGACCTCTGCCCTAGCACTGCCAGGAGTCACCGAGGGGCATCTTGTGAACCTGGATGTGCATCTCCACGGGGCGATCGAGGGGGCGGTCCCTCCTGTACGTCACCGTCTTCTCGTTAGATGTAGGGATGTATGACAGGTCCTAAAAGATACACAGTCAGAAACACACACGTGAGCATGCTTCACATGCACAACGTACACAAATCGTGTACATCCCCCTTCATTTCCATCTATACGCGTGTCGcttgggtggtgggggtggtgtgtTAAGAAAGGAGCCGTGCAAGAGGTCAGTCTGTCCTGTAAAGCAGGATGAAATGTAACGGCTGTACCAACACTCGTAACAGCCACTGGTCTGAATGTTTCACACTTAGAGGCCCCTCTCCAAGACCACATAACATTACAGGTAGAGCATTAAAATGGGAattctggggcatccgggtagcataccggtctattccattgcctaccaacacgaagattgccggttcgaatccccgtgttacttgcgactttgtcgggcgtccctacagacagttggccgtgtctgcaggtgggaagccggatgtagctgtgtcctggtcgctgcactagtgcctcctctggtcggtcggggaggctgttcgggggagggggaactgggggggaatagcgtgatcctcccacgcgctacgttcccctggtgaaactcctcactgtcaggtgaaaagaagcggctggcaactccacatgtatcggacgaggcatgtggtagtctgcagccctccctggctcggcagagggggtggagcagcgactgggatggctcggaagagtggggtaattggagaaaaacgggggggggggattctgttCAGTTTGATGAATCACGTGAGCATGATCGCAAATGTCGGAACCAAAGTATCTGGATTGTCATCTGTGTAGAAGACTATGcagactacacatgcagctgctccACTGACAATCAACAGTATGCTAGCATTGACAACCAAATTAGCCTCATTTCACAACAGCACTCCATCTCAAAACAAATGAACCAACATCGTCGGAATATCAACCTGGTATCTCTCACACCAAGTTTTTCCATGTTCTCCAATTTTGGATGTTGAAGAAAGTGGATTCCCCcctattgtatccagccaattaccacactctttcgcgctgtcctggtcgttgctccaccccctctgccgatccggagagggttgcagaccaccacgtgcctcctccgatacatatggagtcgccagctacttcttctcacctgactgtgacaagtttcgccagggggaagtagcgcgtgggaggatcatgctattccccccaaacaggcgccccgaccgatcagaggaggcacaagtgcagcgaccaggacacttacccacatccggcttcccacccgcagacacggccaattgtgtctgtagggacgcccgaccgagccggaggtaacacggggattcgaaccggcgatcttcgtgttggtaggcaatggaacagaccgccatgccacccagatgcccagaaAGGGAATTCTGATAAACCAGAATATATAAATATTACTGTCATACTAAAAGCAATTGTGTTGGCTTTAGTGTCCTCCATTTCCAGTTCTCGGGGAAGTAGTAAAGGCTCCCTGAATCTGATAAACCCAATTTTTGTACACTGTGTGAAGAAAAACACTTAAGTTTGTTAATATTTCGAAATTCCTTTACTTGGGTTGAAAATCCACCTTGTGGTCACAGTGATAAGTAGCACGCATGAGTGAGTGCAGGATCTGTTAAACCTACTCAAATTTTATAGAGTCTCTAAAGGATGTTCTTCAAACcgaacagaggaatgtgtttttcTAATTCTGAAGATCTGAGCTCCGGGGAAGAAAAACATTTTGACAGGCACGATGTACAAGTAGTCAAATTCCCTTTTAAATATGTGTGGTGAAATCCCCATTTGGTCTCTGGGGACCTCAGTGAGCTAACCTTGCCGGTACAGTGGTAGTTGTTGTCATGGGCAGCGCCCCCCTGTGGCCAGCCTCTCCTTTGCATCAGCAGCCTGGACACGGCCATAATCACCAGCCCGCACAGCACTGTGAGAGCACACACGCTAAGGAAAGTCCCCACCAGTCGACCGCTACTAGAGCactctgtggacacacacacacacacacacacacacacacacacacacacacacacacacacacacacacacaggtaagatTTATAATTCAGGACAGGTACATTTTACAGTCATTGAGGAGAACTTGGACACGGTGTCGATGCAGGAGAAAGAGACTGTCCAGCaaaaacgcacacaaacacacacatacacacacacacacacgtatggatGCATTCACACATACATCATACATGCAGTCATGCACTGCATGTTCATACACACAGATGCTATACAACAATGCTATAAAACATCCcttctgacagacacacacacacacacacacacacacacacacacacacacacacacacacacacacacagagctcaggGTGCAGCAGCTGTGCCAGTGTAAAGGGTGGACCTATTGCCTGGTTCGCTAGCGGTACTTGCCGGGGTCATGTGTGGATGATAGGCTCATCCTCTCGATACAAAGAGCCCAAAGTTCTGCTCTGACATTTTCTAACAGCGTTACCATGGAGAACTGGCTCCCGCTGCTCCCGGGAGGAGTGGGCGTGTACGGGAAAGAGATCGTCCAGTCGGGTGGGGGGGGAGATAGGGGGAGATAGGGGGGAACGCACAATGGCCAGCGCTGTTCCAAAAATGGGGGAGGCAGGGACAAATTGTAACTCTTGGATGTGCGTTGATGCATCTGTGTTGACTCCAGGATATGTGTGCAGAGTCagtatttcagtgtgtgtgtgtgtgtgtaaatgaagAGAGTGAATTGGGAACTGAGAGGAAATGTAAAATACAGCTGTCACACTGACAGCCGGCTTGCTGACTCAGATACACCAGGGTGCACTAACACAAAAGCGGTAGCAACGGAAATGACCTGGATTGTGAGggcgcatgcgtgtgcgtgtgtgcatgtgtgtgcacatgtgtgtgttttgtgtatcaGACCTGGGTGTGTGCTGATGCGGAGCTGGGTCCATCCAGGCTCTGAGCTTGTCTGAAACCTGTAGCGACAGCTGTCACTGTTCCTGACATACACACACTGGCTCCACATCTCCCTTACTGGACCTGGAGAAACTAGAGAAAGGATGAGGGAGAGCAGGGGGTAGAAAGGCGTTATTCAACCCAGGCATGGTGAGCTCAAAGTCTCAGCAAGAAACTAAAAGGATTATTGTACATAAAAGTCTCACAAAGGGTAGCGTGACCACAGAAATTCAGCTGTTTTCACCTCTTGGTTTCTCAGTCCAAGCTCTTAAGCAAATAGGAAATGACTGGCCACATTCTTTAACCAAGAGACCTCGGTAACGGAACAAAGTTCAATTAAAACAACCAAATTCCGTAGTGTTACTTATCCGATTTACGTTTCCGGAATGCTACCAAACAGAAAAAGCAGCAAAACTTTGCTCTGCTGAACTTGTGCTCTGTTTCTATTGGCTGCGGCTGCTCTACCTGTGACATCATCAACATAGCCAACCAATGGTGCACAAGTGTGGTTGCAGTGTCCCGCCTCTGGGTGCATCAGACCATGAGACAGGTGGCAGTCAACACATTTCCTAAGAGAGACAGATTAGGGGTGTATTGGAGCAGGAAAAGAGAGccaagaaggagagcgagagagagagagagagagagagagagagagagagagagagagacatccatAAGGTGTAAGTACGTAGCCATCTATATTGGATGACGTTGGTTATGACTGATAACAGCAGTAGCCAAAAGCAGCTTTGCAGACAAAGTAGGGCTCACTACCAGTGTGATTGGCAGGTGCTGCGGCAGGTGGGGCATCTCTCACAGAGGGTCCCGGAGTACTTGGGGTCGTGGCACACACACGTGCCGCACACACAACTGCCATGCCCGCTGCACAGCTCGTCGTTTGCAGATCGGCAGGCCGCCGTCGCTATGCGGCAACCGCAGCTTTCGCCTGTCCAgccctcatcacacacacactcccctgacacacacacaccccgacctAGGagcagcagagagacagagagagagacagagagagagagacagacagcccaaTGGAGAGACGGCGGGATAAGGCTAAGGTGTTTTCAGAGCTGGGTAAACAATGTGAGATTGTGGTTAattgtccccccctccttttctccccaattgtatccagtcaatcaccccactcttccgagccaccccggtcgctgctccaccctctctgccgatccggggagggctgcagactaccacatgcctcctccgatacctgtggagtcgccagccgcttcttttcacctgacagtgaggagtttcaccagggggtcgtagcacgtgggaggatcatgcttttccccccagttccccctcccccctgaacaggtgccccgactgaccagaggaggcgctagtgcagcgaccaggacacacaaccacatccggcttcccactcgcagacacggccaattgtgtctgtagtgacgccccaccaagccggtggtaacacggggattcgaaccggtgacccccgtgttggtaggcaacggaatagaccgcttcatTACCCGGACGCCAAGTTAAGTGTGTTTTTGTGCGCATCTccacccatacctccacacagcagTCCCTCTTCATACGGGCAGGAGAAGTCATCCATTTCGCAGTACTTTCCGTACACCATCCCCAGCCGGCtctgctcacacgcacacaccccgCACTCGCACACTCCCCGGCCGCTACAGTCCACGTCAGACCCGTCGGCCCTACAGGCGTGTGTTCGATTTGAGCCTgagtccagctttctgtctgagTCCATATTCTGTCCTCTGTCAGGTTCCTGCTCCTGATTTGGCTCGTCTGGAGACCCTCTGCACTGTGATTCGCTGGAGTCACGGCAGCGTCCCTCCGGTCCACAACTGCAGCGGCACCGGGAGCGGACCCTGACGATGGTGGACTCGTTGAAGCCCACGGGCCGAACAGACACTGTTACATCGTCATCTTCCTGATCAGCAGAACATGAGCGCAAGCCAATGGTGATATTAAAGTAGACCTAGACAGAGAGGACAGAAGATGCTGAATCATCACCAGGCAGTGCATGATGAAAAAACCTGTGCATGGCACGAAGCAGCTTGAAACAAAAGCGGTTAATTGCGTCAACCGACAATGTTTTCCTGTGTGATTACACCACGTCATAATCTGATTCCACAGGTTTATCGTTATTAGTCAGGTGCGCGCGTCTTGAGGtcttgtgtgttgtttgtgtgtgtgtctgtgccacGCGCGTGCGTGCATTTTTACCGTCTGGTTGGGCTGCACCCCAGAGCAGCCGTAGTCTTTAGCTACGGATCCGTCAGGACACATGGGAGAAACAGACAGCCAGAACCTGCTGAACGCCCTGTCCTCCACCGACACAGACAGATCCACCTCTGACAACAACCTCTGGATGGAGGCAGGAAGAATAgcaacacagggagagagagagagagagagagagagagagagagagagagagagagagagagagagagagagagagagagagagagagagagagagagaatcagcatGCCTTCAGGATTTATCTATAAATATGACACTTCGTTTGTCATttcatgcatgaaatgaaatgaaatatcgtcccccccccccgcccacagcagtgcaacacaaagataaaaaaaacaaatctaaaaactgcaagaacacatatatctgactgactacaaaaaaaatcactgcccgaGAGAACGAacgctgccggtctgcatgaggcagcagttagcttagcctgcctcgcatcGGTGTTTCctgctcgggcacagctccaggcagggccgtggtccctgggcccaccggacgccgcagaccaggctcccttcagccgatccgacgccagctctcccagccagacacattcgacacaccttcccgcactccacacaacgacaccaaaaacacagtcaacgctaaccGAAGGCTGCCGCCCAGaccgttatcggaactgccggtctgcatgtgctagcagtcAGCTTTGccttccccgcttccgcgtcAGACCACCGtcggtgtttcctgtttgtgCGTGGCTCCGGGCAGGACTGTgctccccgggcccacaggacgtagcagatcgagctctccctgccgatccagcgccaggtctcccagccatcaaacgaagacgtgtgcagacgtggacaaagacgctgcatggacggtatcgggcgaggccgccgcaaaagtaagttcgcgccgccatcttcccacaccggaagcggaacgaTGGTATAGGTGCCGGAACAGATTTCAGACGCGTGATTTttttccgtacccgttttccgggaactctgcctctgattggctagtactcgttgcctccgttggttatgttggttaaggttagggttagggatagggtcagccaatcagagatagagtaggggcgggtcttctcgGAAAACGGGTATGAAAAATCATCCCTTGCCTTCTGGCACCCATTTAGgattctacactgctcaaaaaaataaagtttgagtatgattctgaatccagaccttaatgggctaatgattttgatttccattgatcattcttaggttattttgctctaaacacattcctctgtctaataaataaagattttcagctgaaatatttcattcatcgaggtctatattgtgtttttaggtgttccctttacttttttgagcagtatatttagaAGTAGGGAcgctaatttgtgtgtgtgtgtgtgtgtgtgtgtgtgtgtgtgtgtgtgtgtgtgtgtgtgtgtgtgtgtgtgtgtgtgtgtgtgtgtgtgtgtgtgtgtgtgtgaaaaaaaatacaattgctgggatttttttccccattctctCACTCCAAAACCCTTCCTGACTCATTTCTCCACGAGTACGGGTAATGCCCTTATTTACCACGTAGTACCCCACGCCTGGGAACCAACTGCTCCTCTGTAAAAGCGAGTGTGTGGCAGCTTGACATTCAACGTGGGTGTTTGGATAGCCTAAAAGGCAATTGTACTTGTTGACAccggtttgtgtttgtgtgtgtgtgtgtgtgtgtgtgtgtgtgtgtgtgtgtgtgtgtgtgtgtgtgtgtgtgtgtgtgtgtgtgtgtctgtctgtctgtgtgtgtttgaatacgtAGCCCACACTGGTGAATGACTGACTGCTAATACCTCGGGATTTTTCACATGGAACATGCCAAGTGTATGCACATTTGTGTTTCGGTCAGTCTCCAACGCAACAGTTGTTCAGTAGCATTCATGATATCATGACAGCACCGTGGGGTCTAATGTGTGAGCGGCACCGATGTGATGACAcattgcaggggggggggggccttgtgATTCACAAATTTAACACACTGATGTCCACGGGACTGTTGTTCAAGCTTTCCAGATAATGGAGCGCGCGCTGAGAGAGGGATGACCGGCTATGGAAAGCATGGCAGCGGCCTGCCTGTGGCATCTACAGCCTTGTTTCATCAGACCTGATGAACACCATCTGTGACAGTCGGAGCGAGTGGAGGAgcagaagaaagagagggagagaaaaagaaagagatagagagcagAGATGAATGAAGGTTGTCACATGTCCTCAGAAAGCCCTCATTCTTGTCTTTCTGGTGTGTACAGTGACTTATGGGAAATGGAGGTGGAATCAAAAATAGCATCTTTGTATTCATCTGGGATTAAGACACAGGGTTTCCGTGGTGATCAGATAGCTATAATGCCAGCTTctgttctgctgtgtgtgtgtgtgtgtgtgtgtgtgtgtgtgtgtgtgtgtgtgtgtgtgtgtgtgtgtgtgtgtgtgtgtgtgtgtgtgtgtgtgtgtgtctgtgtgtgtctgtgtgtatgcagaCTGGTAGATCCCGCAAATACCCGAGGCAAACAATGTGAGGACTGTGCTGTGAGGCAATATCATAACCTAGACTGCTGCCAACTAAATAACCCCACCTCCAAgtttcacccccccccaacacaaacggacacgcgcgcacacacacacactcggggcgtccgggtggcgtagcggtctattccgttgcctaccaacacggggatctccggtttgaatccccatgttgcctccggtttggtcaggcatccctacagacacaattggccgtgtctgcaagtgggaagccggatgtgggtatgtgtcgctgcactagcgcctcctctggtcggtcagggcacctgttcgagggggagggggaactgggggggaatagcgtgatcctcccacacactacgttccactggtgaaactcctcactgtcaggtgaaaagaagcggctggcgactccacatgtatgggaggaggcatgtggtagtctgcagtcctccctggctcggcagagggggtggagcagcgactgggatggctcggaagagtggggtaattggccaagtacaattggggagaaaacggggaaacaccccccccttaaaaaaacactgttatgcctcacagcaagaaggtcctgggtttgagccctggggtagtccaaccttggcggggtcaacctgggtcgtcctctttgtggactttgcatggtctctctgtgtctgtgtgggtttcctctgggggctccggtgtcctcccacagttcaaagacatataggtcaggtggattggccatactaaattgtccctagatatgaatgtgtgtgtgtgtgtgtgtgggccctgtgatggcctggtggcctgtccaaggtgtgtcccgcctgccgtccaatgactgctggaataggctccagcatccccgcaaccctgagagcaggataaccggttcagatgatggatggatggatggatagtattaTCCCTCACTAAACTCTGCCTTACCTACCATTCACATCTGTGGGTTAATTTCATTAAGCCATCAATGAGCAAGAACAACTctcatcgtcatcatcagttCCCCCAGCCAAACATCAGAGATACCTTAGAGATGACGTATGAAGCCCCTTATCTCAATTTATTCAGTCTGCTTGCTCGGCTCAGTCAAAGACACAGACTTCCTGCACACGTATGACCATTATGTGCTTATACAGACTACTGCAGTATATAGGAAGGAACTATTAGTCAGCTTGCCTCATTAAACAAGGTGTAAATAAGTGCGTCATGTTTGCACAGCAGTTAAGCGGACTGGTACCTCAGATTATCTCCCATCAGTGACTTATGCTGCGGCTCTGTACTACTCTGCCTCCCTCCATTATTCTCTGTATTGTCAGAAGAGTGaat
It includes:
- the itgb8 gene encoding LOW QUALITY PROTEIN: integrin beta-8 (The sequence of the model RefSeq protein was modified relative to this genomic sequence to represent the inferred CDS: deleted 1 base in 1 codon), with translation MPRGSAPITPAALYCSCGLPSHVIFNNAPSPPLRSRSRSPFPFPPFATIPQQRQPPPDPLQPLRFLQGARMGNICIAPVFRSYALRGADGRDSVCASSSISSCTECLRHGPQCAWCFMEGFLEGAGIGQRCDLPLNLLRMGCGPEFIEHPEVKVEVNATLSSTQVSPRLITITLRPGAEASFIVAVSQLERYPVDLYYLVDVSASMQENLDQLNTVGVALSHRMKEHSSDLQLGFGSFVDKPVSPYINVHPSKISNPCSDYEIRCRPAHGFHHVLSMTSNITEFTRVVKRQRISGNMDTPEGGLDAMLQAAVCQREVGWRPEAKRLLLLMTDQPSHLALDSRLAGIVTPHDGLCHLDNNIYTGTTRMDHPSMGQLSEKLLENHIHAIFAVEKQQYQWYEELVKLIPGSCLWKVGFFQALNLMEMVVNAYKRLLSEVDLSVSVEDRAFSRFWLSVSPMCPDGSVAKDYGCSGVQPNQTVYFNITIGLRSCSADQEDDDVTVSVRPVGFNESTIVRVRSRCRCSCGPEGRCRDSSESQCRGSPDEPNQEQEPDRGQNMDSDRKLDSGSNRTHACRADGSDVDCSGRGVCECGVCACEQSRLGMVYGKYCEMDDFSCPYEEGLLCGGRGVCVSGECVCDEGWTGESCGCRIATAACRSANDELCSGHGSCVCGTCVCHDPKYSGTLCERCPTCRSTCQSHWKCVDCHLSHGLMHPEAGHCNHTCAPLVGYVDDVTGPVREMWSQCVYVRNSDSCRYRFQTSSEPGWTQLRISTHPECSSSGRLVGTFLSVCALTVLCGLVIMAVSRLLMQRRGWPQGGAAHDNNYHCTGKDLSYIPTSNEKTVTYRRDRPLDRPVEMHIQVHKMPLGDSWQC